A region of the Vibrio chagasii genome:
TAGTTGCGATAGTTGTACCGTACAGTTGTTGGCCTGTTCGCATTGTGCCCAAAATTGGTCAAACTCACTGAACAAGCTTTTACCTTCAAGGCTAACCAGCTGCTCTGCATACGCTTTGCCATCAATCGTTACAGGCTGATTGGGTTGGCGCAAAGTGTCTTGCTGTCTTTCGGTTCCATGATTCTCAATGAGAGGGTAATCATCGCTTGGTTGCGCAACTGCTTCCTGTTCAACCAAAGCCGTGGGTGTTTCTGGTGTTTTCGATGACCATGAATAACTAATCATGCCCACCAATGCGGTGAGCATGATGATTAATATAACGCGCTGCATTTCTTATTCACCACGTTACTTGATGACTGCACTAACAGGGAAGTGGTCTGAAAGATTGTAATGCTTCCAAAGCTCATTACTGGTAGAGCGGGGAACGTCAACCCGGTTATTGTTATGCGCTTTCACTGCGTATTCGGAACTTACCACGACATAGTCTAGGTATTCGGCGTTTTCCCCACCAGACATTGGCTCGCCAGCGAAGTTATTAATACGTGGGTCGAATGTCGACGCCGTATAGCCTGAATACTCGGGTTCAGTCGCTTGAAGATTAGCAAACATCTCTTGGTAATCACTTGGGAACTTAAGCTTATTAACGTTGAAGTCACCGCTATAAATCACAGTTTCTGATGCAGGGATATCGAGCGATACGGCTAACTCGCGCATTTGTCTAAATTGACGTTGTCGGTAGTTGCGTGCCGTTGTGGTGTCGAACGATGCGGTGTGAGTACCAAATACGTGATATGCCTGTCCATTTTTGATGATCTCTGCGTAGTTCACGCCCTTGTCAGCAAAACAGTCAGTACCAGTGCAGTCGGGAAACACATATTGAGCTTCGTTAACAATAGGATAGCGGCTGACAATGATGACGCCGCCGTCATAGATGTTGATGCCATCTTTATCGAGCATCTTGGTTTGGTAAGGGTATTCTTTGGCCAGCTCACGTAAGAATTCATCTCGGCCGTTGGCAAACACCTCTTGAAGTGCGAGTACGTCGTAGCCTTTGACATACTGAGGGATCAGGTCGTAGCGGTCACCAATATGGGAGGCGATCGCAGGAAGAGCCCAAATGTTATACGTCATGACCTTCAACGTATTCGCATCAGGGTTTGGTTGCTCGTCTACTTTTTCTGGAGTGATGGTGTAGTGAATGTCATCGTAACGTGCTGTGTTATCAGCTTTGAGTGCGAGCTCGGTATTCAGGTCAAAGGTATCGGTCGTACTGCGATGAATATTACGGTCATCGTAGAGTCTCAAATTAACATCAGCAGCACTTAAGCCATGTTGTAGAGTAGAGTTGTACCAGTGTCCATTCATGGTTTGATTAAGAGTGATACTTTCACCCACAGTATTCGAAACCACAGTATTGAATTGATAAGTTTCCCCTGATTTGACACCCGTCCAACGATTAAAGCTGATCAGTTTTTTGGTTTCCCAAGGGCCAATTTGTTCAACGTGTTGTTGCCATTCGTCTCCATATTTAAGGAGGTCAGTACCACTGTGACTGGCTTGAATCGTCATTACTTGATTGGTGTTATTGGTCAGATACACGTCGGTATCGGCGATAGCCGGGGTAGATAAGAATGAAGCTGATGCGAGTAATGCACTTAAGCTAGTCCATTGATTTTTCATTGGTTACGTTATCCTTACTAATGGGTGTAATGAATAACGTAGTCAATAGATATTGCGCTTGAGTTGTAACTCTATAAGCAATATTAAATTATGAGATATATGCCAAGGTTTTATAAATTTGACCATCTATTGAAGATGAAAATATTGTTCTGATGGAATGAGAAGTGTTACGCGCGCGCAATAAAGTTGGAAGGTGAATTGGTATCGGTTAAGAGAATGAACAATAAGTCGTTTTGAGAGGATGTGTTAATTTTGGAATTGTTGAGTAATTTACTCTTGTCTGGTAAACAGAAACTCGAAAAACAGGTATGATAGTGCCGTTTTTAATCCTGAACTGGGAAAGTCATGGCAAAGTTAACACTCCAAGAGCAGATGCTTAAAGCTGGCTTGGTAAATGAGAAAAAATTAAAGAAGGCGAAGAAAGGCTCTAAAAAGTCTCGCGTTCAAGCTCGTGAAGCAAAAGCAGCGGCAGAAGAAAACAAACTGGCGCAGCAAGCAAAAGACAAAGAATTAAACCAGCAGCTGAAAGAGAAACAGTTGAGCAAAGAGATCAAAGCTCAAGTGAAACAGCTGATTGATATGAATAAGATTGACCAGAAAAATGGTGAGATCAAATATAACTTCACCGACGGTACTTTGGTTAAATACCTATACGTAGAAGAGCTGACTCAAAAGCAATTGAGTAAAGGTATCTTGAGTATTGCGCGTCAGGGCGAAAGCTATGTGGTTATTCCAACAGCGGTAGCAAACAAAATCGCTATGCGTGATGAAGAATCAATCGTTGATACTCAAACGGCAAGTAGCGATGAAGTTGATGAAGATGACCCGTACAAAGACTTCGTTATCCCAGATGATCTTATGTGGTAATGGTTAGCTAATTACTTCTAGATTCGCTGTATGTTTATGGCGCTGAAAGACAAAAAAAGCCCTGATGATATTAACATCAGGGCTTTTTAATTTTGGTGAATATAAACGTAAGCCGAAACGATTTTCTAGCGAGACAAACTCCGTTTTTCAACTCTATTAGAGCTAGTCAGCGATGACCTCTACGATATCGAACGCTGAATCTTGTGGGTAGTCTTTGAGCTGATGATATTCAATATGAGATTGCTCATACCCGTCAAAATAGCAGTCACCGATTTCGTTACGTGGACAAATGTGTACATCATCTCGTGATATGAGCTCTGTTGAGCAACATGGACAGTATTTCATAGCTCCTCCTGTTAGGGATCTCTGTCTTTAGCCGGCTTCATTAACTCAAACTTTTGTGTCGTTGTGATTGCATTTTTAAGTCACGCACCGAGTTTATTTGTCATAAACCAGCCCTTTGCTATTGCGTTTAATCACTAACAAAGGGCCGGTTGTATACGACGTTTTACTGATGTCAAACCGTCTTTTTGAGCCTTATTTATTGGATACTACATATATTGAAGCGAGAGCGGCTG
Encoded here:
- a CDS encoding DUF2058 domain-containing protein, with the protein product MAKLTLQEQMLKAGLVNEKKLKKAKKGSKKSRVQAREAKAAAEENKLAQQAKDKELNQQLKEKQLSKEIKAQVKQLIDMNKIDQKNGEIKYNFTDGTLVKYLYVEELTQKQLSKGILSIARQGESYVVIPTAVANKIAMRDEESIVDTQTASSDEVDEDDPYKDFVIPDDLMW
- a CDS encoding sphingomyelin phosphodiesterase — its product is MKNQWTSLSALLASASFLSTPAIADTDVYLTNNTNQVMTIQASHSGTDLLKYGDEWQQHVEQIGPWETKKLISFNRWTGVKSGETYQFNTVVSNTVGESITLNQTMNGHWYNSTLQHGLSAADVNLRLYDDRNIHRSTTDTFDLNTELALKADNTARYDDIHYTITPEKVDEQPNPDANTLKVMTYNIWALPAIASHIGDRYDLIPQYVKGYDVLALQEVFANGRDEFLRELAKEYPYQTKMLDKDGINIYDGGVIIVSRYPIVNEAQYVFPDCTGTDCFADKGVNYAEIIKNGQAYHVFGTHTASFDTTTARNYRQRQFRQMRELAVSLDIPASETVIYSGDFNVNKLKFPSDYQEMFANLQATEPEYSGYTASTFDPRINNFAGEPMSGGENAEYLDYVVVSSEYAVKAHNNNRVDVPRSTSNELWKHYNLSDHFPVSAVIK